Genomic window (Shewanella psychropiezotolerans):
TACTATAAATAGCTTCTACCTCTTTTTTCGTACTATAAGTTTCACCTAGCTGAAACACAAGCTCCAACTCGTATCCATTATGTAGTTTATAGTCGTTAAACTGACTTATATCTAGCTTTACTTCTTCATTGAACTGTTGCTTCAAAGCAATGTAAAAAGCATATTGAAACAACTGATTTCCAAGTCCACCGACGACATTGACTATTTTCATACTTCATCCTGCGAAAATTATGTAAAACTGCTTGATAGTAATTTAGTATCTAAATAATTATTAAGCTTATTTGTGCTGGCAGATGCCACAAAATACCGTTGCCCGTTGGCCTAATTTTATCTCACTGAGTAGATTGCCGCATTGGGTGCAGGTGTCGCCGCCGCGACCATAGACATGCAGTTTCTGGGCAAAATAACCAGGCTTACCGTCGGCATTAGTGAAGTCTTTTAACGTCGTGCCACCTTGTTTGATGGCACTAGCGAGTATCAACTTAACTTCGGTGACTAAGATAGTCAGGCGTTCGATGTCTAGTCTTCCTGCTTCGGTCTGTGGATGGATCCCCGCCGCAAATAGCGCCTCGTTGGCGTAAATATTACCTACACCAACCACGATATGATTATCCATCAGGCAGAGCTTGATCGCTTTTTTCTTGTTCTGTAGCGAATCAAACAAATACTTGGGGGTAAAGTCATCTTTGAGCGGCTCAGGCCCTAATTTTGATAACAGTGGATGGGCTTCTTCTGGCAGTTCACACCAGAGCCAGGCACCGAAACGACGGGGGTCGTTGAACCTGAGTATCTTACCGCTGGCAAGCTCGAGATCGATATGATCATGCTTCTCCACTGGAGTACTTCTTGGCACTATGCGTAAGCTGCCTGACATGCCTAAGTGGACAATCGTGGTGCCGGCGTCAGTGTCGATAAGCAGGTATTTAGCCCGGCGACGCACATTACGTATCACCTGACCGACTATCTGCTGGGCTATCTGAGGCACTGGCCAGCGCAGGCTGGCATTACGTACCACTAAGCCGATGACTTCCTGATCGACAAGATGTGGAGTGATTCCTTGGCGGGTAACTTCAACTTCGGGCAGTTCGGGCATAATGAGTTCTCTGGAGATAGATATGTGATTAGCTGCTTGTCTAAGCTGCTAATTGTCGATTACAGCTTTGGCTTTAATTATCGGTGATAGGGCTTCACGTTGACTGGGGGGATCAGATACCAGTTGTTGGCTGGCGACTTGAGCAGGCCGTGCTTAGGGTAAAACTGCCATAACTGCGGCTGTTGTTTATCGGCTATCTGGATAACGACTCTCTGTGCACTCTGCTTATCAATATCTTCATCAATAGCTGCAAGGATATCAATACCCTGCCCTAGGGCTGACAAATGAATTTCACTCCATGCCTTAGCCCAAAATTGGCAGTTGAGTACATCAGGGTGACATTGCCAGGCTCTACTGCCCTTGTTGAGCCAGAGAGCGTCGAGTTGTAGCTGGACTAAGGGCGAGTTGTCGTCGAATAGCGGGTGGGCATCGTCGGGGAGTTTTGCCGTCTTCTGATCTAACAGGGTGAGGATAGATATCATCATGATCGATGCGAGAATAATGATATTGTTCCACTTTTTCCGTGATAGCGCCATGATGTCCGGTTTCAGTTTTGAGGTAACTAGAGGAGATAGGCGCAGTTTAGCATGTCATAAAACCAGCGGCTAATACCGCTTAGCCTCCAGTCGCATTCATGAAACGTTTCGCCTTCAGCGTCAAATACGTGCTGATTAGCCTGCAGTCGCATTCATAAACCTCAGCATCTGTACTTAGCCTTCCACGGCAAATACATGTTTCTCAGCCACCGGTCGCATTCATGAATCTCAGTATCTGCACTTCGCCTTCCACATCAAATATATGCTCTTTAGGCTTAAGTTTAATCGCATCTACAATAGGGTGGTTTTTAGTTTTCTATGTCGGCGGGCACTCTCGAACTCAGCCACCGGTCGCATTCATGAATCTCAGTATCTGCACTTCGCCTTCCACATCAAATATATGCTCCTTGGGTTTGAGCTTAATCGCATCCAAGATCGCGGCTTTTAACTTCTCTATGTCGCCGGGAAACTCACGCACTATGACCTTGAGATCCACCGAGTGTTCATTGCCGAGACAGAGCAGTAAGCGCCCCTCGACGGTGACACGTACTCGGTTACACTCATGGCAGAAGTTATTGCTATGGGGCGAGATGAAGCCAACATGGATCGAGCTGCCGGGCATAGTGTAGTAACGCGCCGGGCCACCGGTGCGTTTATTGGAGACGCTGAGTTGATAGCGTTTGGAGATAATCGATTTGACCTCGTCGCTGCTGCAGTGACGGCTCTTCTTACGCTCATCGATAATGCCCAGTGGCATCTCTTCGATGAAGGCGATATCCAGCTCACGATCGCGACAAAACTCGATAAGGTCTAACACCTCATCGTCATTCTGACCGCGGAGGATCACTGCATTGATCTTGATACGCTTAAATCCGGCGGCCTTGGCGGCATCAATACCCGCGATGACTCGCTCGACCTTGCCATTGCGGGTGAGCTCGGTAAACAGTTCAGGCTTGAGGGTATCCAGGCTTATATTGAGCCTGCTTAAGCCTGAATCTCGCATCTTTTCGGCAAACTTAGTTAGCCGAGAGCCATTGGTAGTCATCGACAATTCTGACAAGCCTGGCAGTGCACCGAGTTGCTTGACCAGTTTGTCGCAGTCGCTACGAACTAGGGGCTCGCCACCTGTGAGGCGGATCTTGCTGACGCCGAGTTCGGTAAATGCTTGCCCAACCCATGCCAGTTCTTCAAGACTAAGCACCTGCTCTCGCTCTAGAAAGCAAGGGTCTTCACTCATACAGTAGACGCAACGGAAATCACATCTGTCGGTGACAGAAAGGCGCAAGTATTCCACCTTGCGACCAAAGGTATCGACCATCAAACTCATACTAATTACCTACAACGGGGCGCTAAGCTAACGGCGCAAATTTCTGCTTGCTTCAGACAATATGCAGTGCATATTCTAAGTTACAGAAGATCAGCAAAGGGTTGAATATAAACGGTATCACCAGAGTTTAACTGATCATCTTGCTCACCTATGATGATAAGACAATTGCCTTTAACCATAGAGCTCAACATCCCAGAGCCCTGTGCGCCTGTTGTGGTCACGTGTAACCTGCCATCCTGATCTAAGTGGTAGACGCCGCGGATAAATTCTGTGCGTCCCTCACGGCTGCGCATTTTGCAATCGGCAATCGCGGGAACTAGGCTAGGCTGCCAGTTTTTCTCACCGGCTAGCTTACGTAGAGCCGGTTGCACGAATTGGATGAAGGAGACCATGACTGCAACCGGATTACCCGGTAAGCCGAAGAATAAACTGTCGCCAATCTGACCGAAGGCCAGCGGTCGTCCCGGACGCATATTGATACGCCAGAAGTTAATTTTACCGACTCGATCTAAGGCAAGCTTGATGAAGTCGGCATCGCCGACCGATACGCCGCCTGAGCTTATGACCATATCCGCATCCATGGCGGCCTGTTGCAGTGCTTCGGCGAGAGCATCTTCTGAGTCGTGAATGATGCCTAAATCGATAACCTCACAACCTAGTTTACGCACCATGGACTTGATGGTGAAACGGTTAGAGTCGTAGATACAGTTCTGTTTTAATGGCTCGCCGGGTTGGCAGACTTCATCACCGGTGGAAAACACGGCCACCTTAGGGCGTCTAAATACCGGCAGCTGACCGAATCCTAAGGATGCCAACATGCCTTGCTCCGGCGCCTGCATACGCTTATGGGCTGCCAGTGCTGTCTTGCCTTTAGCGATATCTTCTCCGGCTAAACGCACATGCTGGCCCAAGGTTATTTCTCCCTGGAAGCTGACATTTGTGCCTTGTTCATTAGCAAGCTCCTTGGCCTGTATGGTGTCGGCGCCAGCGGGCAAGGGTGCACCTGTCATGATGCGTACGGCTTCGCCGTCCTGCAGCGTGCCTTTATAATGATGTCCGGCCATCACGTCGACGACTATGCTGTAGCGCTCGAGCCTAGGCTCGGAGAGCTTGAATGCATAGCCATCCATAGCCGAGTTGGTATTCTGCGGTACATCTACGGGAGAAATTGCATCTTCGGCGAGTACGCGGCCGCTAAGATCATCTAATGCTAACCGCTCGGTGTCGGTGATTGGCTTTACAAACGAGAGAATATTATCTACGCCTTGTCTGACGGAGAGTGTCTCACTCATCCCAAATTCACAGCCAGAAGAGGGAGCTAGTGGTAGAGGGGCTGGAGATACTTGCCACTTGCCGATATATTCGATAACAAAGTCGGCTATCTGAGCGACATCGTTGATATCCAAACGGTGCAATTCACCAGGGACTTGGGTGTCTGCACAACAGGCGATAGCCTGGATATTATCATCTTGAGTATGAATAAAGGGTTTGCCGTGGGCGGCTCTGTGTAGTTCGATCTTGGGTAACTCAAGCTTCTTGAAGCCTTCGACTAAAACAATGTCGACCTTATCTTGTTCTATTTGTTGCAACAGATGTGGCAGCTGAGGATCTCCTTCGACCGCATCTTCGGTCATAAGAGCCCAGCGTACATGGGAGGCGACTAACATCTGGCGAGCACCCGCTTTGCGCATCTCGAAGCTGTCCTTTCCCGGAATATCCACATCGAAGTTATGGTGGGCGTGTTTAATCACCGCTAACTTAACCCCACGACTATTTAACTCAGGAATGAGTTTCTTGAGTAGGGTGGTTTTTCCTGTGCCGCTATAGGCACAAAATCCGAGTACAGGGATCGATAGCGGATTGGTAAAAGGGATGCTCATTTAGACCTCGAAATTTATTTGGCAATTGCCTCAGCAAGTTGTTGTTTTTGTTCTGGCGTATTTACGTTAACAAAGGCATTGGGTTGATCTGAAAAATCAGTGACAACACAGTGATGTTTTGCGTACCAAAAATCTATTTTTCGTTCGCCAGCATCTAAGAAGGCTTTCATTGAGTCTCTTAAACTGGGCTTGAGCAACAAGACCACGGGTTGCTCTCTCTTACCGTCACTGGCAACAGCTAACTCGGCACCTTGGCTCTCTACTTGTGTCAGCATGCGTGACACAAGATCGGTTGGTAGCAAGGGACAGTCACAAGGTACGATCAACAAGTAATCTGCCTGGGTATTTCCCATGGCGGTGATCATTCCCGCTAGTGGACCTAAGTAACCTGTATCTTCATCGCTGATGACAGGGAAACCAAACTCAGCATAACGGGTTTGATTACGGTTTGCGTTGATCAGGATCCCCTTAACTTGAGGTTTTATCCGATCGATTGTATGTTTTATCATAGGTTGTGCATTTAGCTCGACTAAGCCTTTATCGTTTCCACCCATGCGTCTAGCCATCCCGCCGGCTAAGATCACGGCATCAATTTGCAATGACATATTGAGAGTCCTGTATGTTTATTGGAGCTGTATTCGCTGGATTAACAGCGGCGCCCGACGATATTATCGTCTGATCTTTTATAATCCAGGTTTGATTACATAAGCTGGTCAGCACGCAAGCCTGATGGCTACTGATCAACATGCCTGTACCAAACTCTTGCAGTTCACTGATCATAGTGAGCACCAGCTGTTGAGAATATTTATCCATGTTAGAAGTGGGTTCATCTAACAGTAATAACTTGGGTCGCATTATCCAGGCTCTGGCGATGGCGAGCCTCTGCTTCTCGCCGCCGGATAGGCTGGAGGCAGTCTGTTTACACAGATGCGTTAGCTGGGCCATCTCGATCGCGGCAAGAGTGCGTTGATTGAGCTCTCTGGCTGTCATATCGCTGAATGTATGTGGGAAGCGTAGGTTATATTCAACGCTACCATCGAACAGGTAAGGGTGTTGATGCAAGTAAACCGCCTTACCTAGCAGAGGATTGGAACGCCACCATGGCAGTGGGGCAAAACCTTCGGCAGTAATAGTACCGCGGCTTGGCTTCAACAAGCCAGCGAGCAGTTTCATTAAGGTGGTCTTGCCACTGCCGTTATCACCCTGTAGGTATATGGTGTTTCCCTCTGACAGTTGTACTCTGTCAATAGTGAATAGCTGTCTTTCATCGAAGCACATCTCGATATTTTGCGCTATCAAGTTGGCCATAAGTTAGTGGCTCCTCGGTTCGGCTTTGCCTCTGAGAATACCTAAGGTGAAGTTAAGCACCAGAGAGAGTATGAGCAAGACTAAACCTAAGGCTATCGCCTGGGCAAAATCCCCCTTACTGGTTTCCAATGCGATAGCGGTGGGGATATTGCGAGTCACGTCGGCAATATTACCGCCCACCATCATGGAACAACCTACCTCGGTCAAGATACGACTGAAGCCTGCCACAATGGCCATCAGCAAGGGAACTTTCAACTCTCTGCACAAGGTCCAGATAGATCTAAGCCAGGAGGCGCCTAAGGTGCGGGAAGTTTCCCAGGCTCTGCGGTCAACACTGGTAAAGGCGGCTTGGCTCATGGCCACCAAAACCGGAGCACAGATGAGTATCTGGCCTAAGATCATGCCTTTTTGAGTGAACAACCACCTAAGATCACCCAGAGGCCCCATACGGGTTAGCATCAAATAGACGAGTAAACCTATGACCACTGTGGGGATAGATTGCAGAGTTTGAATGAGATTGGTGATAAACCAGCGACCGGGAAAGCGTCCGAAAGCCAGCACAAATCCTAGTATCATAGAGGGCAGCAAGGTGATCAATAACGCTGCAAAAGATACAGAAAAAGAGACGGAGACGATGGACCACACTTCGGGGTCCAATGAAAACAGCAGGCTCAAGGCCTGCTGTAAAAGGGCTAACCAGCCTTCATTCATCTGTGATAGACCGATTCAGATAACGGCATATTCAGACCTTCAAATGTGTCTGCTGTATCGCATTTTAAAAAGCTGTTTAACCAGAACCTTAGAGTCATTCGCTATAAGTTGCCTTAAATAGTTGCTCACCTTTAACGGTATAACTATTGATCATGCCTTGAGCTTCGGCACCGATCAACCAATCACTTAGGGCTCTCGCGCCTTTGTGGTTAAGATCTGGGTATTTAGCTGGATTTATCAGCATGATCTGATATGGGTTAGCTAATGCTTGTCCGCCATCGAAATCGATTGTCATATCCAACTTGGCCTTATAAGCCACGAAAGTACCTCGGTCTGACAGAGTATAACCTTGTAATTCATTAGCCATGAGTAAGGTCTTACCCATGCCTTGACCTACTGACTTATATCCTTCGAAAGAGGGATCTACTTGGGCATTGTTCCAGATGATCAACTCTTTCATGTTAGTGCCTGAATTATCCCCACGAGAGATAAACAGCTCACCTGACTCGGCTATTTTAGCAAATGCCTGTTCAACTGTCTTACTGCTACGTATGTTTGCCGGGTCATTTTTAGGGCCCAAGATCACAAAGTCGTTCATCATGATGCCGCGAGGGAGCAGACCATAGCCTTCATCGACAAATTTTGCTTCGGCGGCGGGGGCATGAGTCATGATGACATCGACATCGCCTTGGCGAGCGAGCTTTAATGCCTTGCCTGTACCAGTTGCAATGACCTGCACCTGGTAACCTGACTCGGCTTCAAATTTTGGCAGTAAATTTTTCAATAAACCAGAGTTTTCGGTGCTGGTGGTGGTGGCTAATTTTATTATCTCTTCGGCGTGGGCTGGCATGCCCGTTATTAACGTCGCGGCTAATGCAATACTGAAGATAGATTTTAGGTTTAACATGCATACTCCTTGGCTATTCTAATAAGAGGACCCCCTGCCATATGGAGTCATCCAATAATTTGTTTATAACTAGCAATTTCAATGCCAAGTAACAGCCAGTTACATCCGCTTCACAAGATGGCTAAAAGTGCGAGTCGAGTCGCAAATTTTGTCAGCGCTAGGCAGACATATTGTCCCAAGCGTCGCATTCTTTGGTTCACAGTGACCTTTCTGCCTAAACTTGATGCTAGAATCATCATTAAAATGAGTCAAAATGTCCTAAAGTAGACAATATGAGCCAATTAAAGAAAGATTCCAAACCACTTCCCTCTGCGGTGTCTGTGCTGATTGTAGATGATGAGCCGGGAATGCGTAGTTTCCTGAAAAAAGCCTTATCCAAGAAGTTTGCCTTAGTGGAGACGGCCGCGAGCGTCGAAGACGCCGAACAGCTGAGAAGTCGTTGTCACTTTGATCTGCTCATTGTCGATATACGCTTACCAGGGCGCTCAGGCATCGAATGGCATGAGGCACTCGATGATCAGGAGCGTCGCTCAGATATCATCTTTATGACAGGCTATGCCGATATGGATGTCGCCATTAAGGCGCTGCGAGCCGGCGCTTCCGATTTTATCATGAAGCCATTTCACTTAGAGCAGATGATGAAGGCGGTCGACCGCTGCATAGAGAGGCGTCTACTCAAGCGTGAAAATTTGATGCTGCGTCGGGAAGTCTCTATCGGTCAATCTTCTACCATAATAGGTAGCAGCGATGCCATGCAAGAAGTTAAACACGTGATCGAGCGTGTCGCACCAACCAATGCGGTGATCTTGATTGAGGGAGAATCCGGCACCGGTAAAGAGCTGGTGGCCAGGCAGCTTCATCTCCTCAGTGGTAGACAGGGGCCCTTCGTGGCGGTGAATTGTGGCGCTATCGCTCCAGACCTGTTGGAGAGTGAGCTTTTTGGTCATTCGGCCGGTGCTTTTACCGGTGCTAAGGGCAGTCGCGAGGGCTTATTTAGTTTCGCCTCTGGCGGGACATTGTTCCTCGATGAAATTGGTGAGATGCCACTCAAGATGCAGACGGCCCTATTAAGGGTTCTGGAGCAGAGAACGATACGTCCCGTAGGCAGTGAGAAAGAGATTAATATCGATGTCAGGGTGCTAGCGGCGACGAACAGAAGGCTGGCGGAAGAGGTTGAACAAGGTAACTTCAGACGAGATCTTTATTACCGTATCAATGTATTAGATATTGTCATCCCTCCTTTGCGAGAACGGCCCGAAGATGTGGTCGAACTGACTCATCATTTTACCTTGCAGCTGGCGGCCGAGCTCGGGGTCAAGGAGGTAGTTTGGAGCCATGAAGACATGCTTAAATTACAGCAATATAGCTGGCCCGGTAATATTCGTGAGCTGCGCAATATGATCGAGCGTTGCATCTTATTAGGTAAGCCGCCGGCAGAATATTGGAAGCAGCAGCCTAAGAGTGAATCGTCAAACGAATCGGGCTACCCTCTGGACTGGAGCCTAAAGGAAGTAGAGAAGCACCATGTGATGCAAGTTGTTGATATACATCAGGGCAATAAATCTGCCGCCGCCAGAGACCTAGGGGTGTCGCGAAAGACCTTAGATCGCAAGTATAAAGAGTGGTTCAGTACACATAAAGAAGAGGAAAATTAAGGTGTCTTTTTTCCCTCGGGTATTCGGTGTTAATTGGAAGCAGATGCAAGCTAAGGTACGCTATCGAATTCTTATTCTAACTCTGTTACCTATATTATTGACCTTAGTCAGTTTAGTGTTTATCACTATCTACTGGAATATCAGTTATACTGGTAAGCAGTTGTTTATGAAGGTTAAGGCTGACCTCACGGTTGCTAGTAATACCTTGGTTTCGGTGCAGAAGAGTCAAGAGAAACAGCTAGAGTTAGTGATGAATTCCTGGAAGTTCCAGAATGAGTTCAGGCAGTTTGACACCAGACAAGATGACTCCCGTCAGCGGATAGATGTCTTCCTGGAGGCACAAAAACGAAAATTGGATTTGGATTTCCTCAGTTTGGTCAGTGTATCTGAAGCCGCTGCAGATCCGGATCTTCGCTTGATGTTGCCTAAGGTTAAGGGGAGTGATGCCTATTCTGGCATGATGGTATTGGGTCCAAATCGACTTGCCAGAATTGACCCTGATCTGGTTGCGGCTGCCAATATTATTTTGGTTGAAACTCCCAGATCTCAGAAGCTTACTAAGACGGTTGAAGATAGGGGCTTACTCAGCCGTAGCTTGTTACCTATTCCTGACGCTAGTGGCAATATCGCCTGGTATCTGGATGGTGGCATTCTATTTAACCGCGATACTCGCATAGTCGATCATATTCGTGATCTGGTTTATGACAAAGGTACCTTGCCTGAGCGCTCTATAGGCACAGTGACCATCTTCCTCGATAATATTCGAATCAGTACCAATGTCCCCTTACATTTCTTTCCTAAGGATGGCGAAACCGAGGGACGCGCTTTGGGCAGCCTGGTATCGGAAGAGGTGAAACAGCAAGTATTGTCCCAGGGCCTGCTCTGGGTCGACCGAGCCTTCGTGTTTAATGATTGGTTTATCTCGGCATATTCACCATTGGTAGATATTCAGGGTAACCGCATCGGCATGATTTATACCGGTTTCTCAGAATCGCCGTTTATTCATAATTATCTGCTGAATATCATAGAGTTGGGGACTATCTTAATGTTGGTTCTCTTGGTGTCTGGACTCTTAGTCTATCGCGGCGCTTACAGCTTGCTGCAGCCGATAGAGCGAATTCACCATGTGGTTAAAGCGGTCCAGTCCGGGCGTAATTTGCGCATCGGCTCTTTGGGCTTAGAGCGGGATAATGAACTCTCTAACTTAGCCGAACAGTTTGATCGTATGTTAGACCTGCTGCAGCGTAGAAATTCGCAGATCCAGGCGGCATCAGAGCTATTAGAGGATAAAGTCGAGGAGCGTACCCGTAGCTTGCAAGAGAAGACCGAAGAGCTGCAGAACAACGTGGCACTATTAAACGAGACTCGACAGCAGCTGGTTACTAACGAAAAATTGACTGCCTTAGGCGAACTGACCGCCGGGATAGCACACGAGATTAACAATCCGACAGCGGTGATCTTAGGCAATATGGAGCTGCTTAAGTCTGAACTCGGTGATAATGCAGACATAGTCGAGGAAGAGATAGATCTGGTTATTCAGCAGGTCGGACGTATTAGTACCATTATTCATAGTCTATTACAGTACAGTCGCCCCGGAGAGTTCAATGCGCCGCTGGAGATGCATCAACTGACCCCTATCATCGAAGAGATGTTGGTGTTGGTGAGGCATTCGATTCAGGAGCAGGAAGTTATCTTGAACCAAGAACTCAATGCCAGTTATCCCATTGAGGTGAACCGGCCTCAGCTGCTACAAGTTTTGATTAATCTGGTGGTTAATGCAGCCCATGCTATGGATGAGCAGGGACGGATCTGGATCAGGACCTATGATTGGGTTTATATGGATGAACCTATCGGCGTCAAGATAGAGATTGAAGATGAAGGCAAGGGGATACCTCAGGAGCAACTGAGCCGAATTTTCGATCCCTTCTATACCACTCGAAAGGACGGTACAGGTTTAGGCTTATCTCTAAGCTACGGCATCATCAAACGTATTGGCGGCACTATCGAGGTGAGTTCTACAGTGGGCAAGGGTACCTTGTTCACCATAGGTTTATATCATAAGGCTAAAGAGGAGCGGACAGATACGCCATATGAAGGGCTACACTTCAATGGCACGTAATTGTCCTCAGGTTATAGGACAAATCATAGAAAAGGTTGGAAGCGGCTAGCGTGTGAAGAGCAAGTTGGAGTGTAGAGGCTAGCGCGTAACAGGCAAAAAAAAGCCTGGAAAATATAATCCAGGCTATAAAGAGTGTGTGAGCAATGTCGTGCTTGAAAACTCAACTTCATTATGACCTATGACATAAAACATAGGCTGAATCACATAAGTAAGTATGAGTCCTTGGAACGCATGTAAATAATAATCATTATCATTTGGTTGTGCAAGTGTTTTGTTGGTATTTTATATTAATAAGGCTTGAGTTAACGTTTACCACATTTAAAATCAATTGCTTACCTTGTATCTTGTTGATTGGAATTTACAAACAATTGTTTTGTCGTTTTATCAATTTGAATCTTCTACAAGCAGGACATAGGCTGATATTGGCCTTTCCTTCCTCTTGATACTCATTAACTGATAATGCATGGCTATTGGTTATGTTGATAGGACTGTTGCCGCTTGGTAGGAACATACTCACTCGTTGCCTTGCCTCTGAAGCGCTAAACTCTCGCTGAGTG
Coding sequences:
- the mutM gene encoding bifunctional DNA-formamidopyrimidine glycosylase/DNA-(apurinic or apyrimidinic site) lyase; translated protein: MPELPEVEVTRQGITPHLVDQEVIGLVVRNASLRWPVPQIAQQIVGQVIRNVRRRAKYLLIDTDAGTTIVHLGMSGSLRIVPRSTPVEKHDHIDLELASGKILRFNDPRRFGAWLWCELPEEAHPLLSKLGPEPLKDDFTPKYLFDSLQNKKKAIKLCLMDNHIVVGVGNIYANEALFAAGIHPQTEAGRLDIERLTILVTEVKLILASAIKQGGTTLKDFTNADGKPGYFAQKLHVYGRGGDTCTQCGNLLSEIKLGQRATVFCGICQHK
- the moaA gene encoding GTP 3',8-cyclase MoaA, with translation MSLMVDTFGRKVEYLRLSVTDRCDFRCVYCMSEDPCFLEREQVLSLEELAWVGQAFTELGVSKIRLTGGEPLVRSDCDKLVKQLGALPGLSELSMTTNGSRLTKFAEKMRDSGLSRLNISLDTLKPELFTELTRNGKVERVIAGIDAAKAAGFKRIKINAVILRGQNDDEVLDLIEFCRDRELDIAFIEEMPLGIIDERKKSRHCSSDEVKSIISKRYQLSVSNKRTGGPARYYTMPGSSIHVGFISPHSNNFCHECNRVRVTVEGRLLLCLGNEHSVDLKVIVREFPGDIEKLKAAILDAIKLKPKEHIFDVEGEVQILRFMNATGG
- a CDS encoding bifunctional molybdopterin-guanine dinucleotide biosynthesis adaptor protein MobB/molybdopterin molybdotransferase MoeA, with amino-acid sequence MSIPFTNPLSIPVLGFCAYSGTGKTTLLKKLIPELNSRGVKLAVIKHAHHNFDVDIPGKDSFEMRKAGARQMLVASHVRWALMTEDAVEGDPQLPHLLQQIEQDKVDIVLVEGFKKLELPKIELHRAAHGKPFIHTQDDNIQAIACCADTQVPGELHRLDINDVAQIADFVIEYIGKWQVSPAPLPLAPSSGCEFGMSETLSVRQGVDNILSFVKPITDTERLALDDLSGRVLAEDAISPVDVPQNTNSAMDGYAFKLSEPRLERYSIVVDVMAGHHYKGTLQDGEAVRIMTGAPLPAGADTIQAKELANEQGTNVSFQGEITLGQHVRLAGEDIAKGKTALAAHKRMQAPEQGMLASLGFGQLPVFRRPKVAVFSTGDEVCQPGEPLKQNCIYDSNRFTIKSMVRKLGCEVIDLGIIHDSEDALAEALQQAAMDADMVISSGGVSVGDADFIKLALDRVGKINFWRINMRPGRPLAFGQIGDSLFFGLPGNPVAVMVSFIQFVQPALRKLAGEKNWQPSLVPAIADCKMRSREGRTEFIRGVYHLDQDGRLHVTTTGAQGSGMLSSMVKGNCLIIIGEQDDQLNSGDTVYIQPFADLL
- the mobA gene encoding molybdenum cofactor guanylyltransferase MobA, yielding MSLQIDAVILAGGMARRMGGNDKGLVELNAQPMIKHTIDRIKPQVKGILINANRNQTRYAEFGFPVISDEDTGYLGPLAGMITAMGNTQADYLLIVPCDCPLLPTDLVSRMLTQVESQGAELAVASDGKREQPVVLLLKPSLRDSMKAFLDAGERKIDFWYAKHHCVVTDFSDQPNAFVNVNTPEQKQQLAEAIAK
- a CDS encoding energy-coupling factor ABC transporter ATP-binding protein encodes the protein MANLIAQNIEMCFDERQLFTIDRVQLSEGNTIYLQGDNGSGKTTLMKLLAGLLKPSRGTITAEGFAPLPWWRSNPLLGKAVYLHQHPYLFDGSVEYNLRFPHTFSDMTARELNQRTLAAIEMAQLTHLCKQTASSLSGGEKQRLAIARAWIMRPKLLLLDEPTSNMDKYSQQLVLTMISELQEFGTGMLISSHQACVLTSLCNQTWIIKDQTIISSGAAVNPANTAPINIQDSQYVIAN
- a CDS encoding ABC transporter permease, with product MNEGWLALLQQALSLLFSLDPEVWSIVSVSFSVSFAALLITLLPSMILGFVLAFGRFPGRWFITNLIQTLQSIPTVVIGLLVYLMLTRMGPLGDLRWLFTQKGMILGQILICAPVLVAMSQAAFTSVDRRAWETSRTLGASWLRSIWTLCRELKVPLLMAIVAGFSRILTEVGCSMMVGGNIADVTRNIPTAIALETSKGDFAQAIALGLVLLILSLVLNFTLGILRGKAEPRSH
- a CDS encoding substrate-binding domain-containing protein, encoding MLNLKSIFSIALAATLITGMPAHAEEIIKLATTTSTENSGLLKNLLPKFEAESGYQVQVIATGTGKALKLARQGDVDVIMTHAPAAEAKFVDEGYGLLPRGIMMNDFVILGPKNDPANIRSSKTVEQAFAKIAESGELFISRGDNSGTNMKELIIWNNAQVDPSFEGYKSVGQGMGKTLLMANELQGYTLSDRGTFVAYKAKLDMTIDFDGGQALANPYQIMLINPAKYPDLNHKGARALSDWLIGAEAQGMINSYTVKGEQLFKATYSE
- a CDS encoding sigma-54-dependent transcriptional regulator encodes the protein MSQLKKDSKPLPSAVSVLIVDDEPGMRSFLKKALSKKFALVETAASVEDAEQLRSRCHFDLLIVDIRLPGRSGIEWHEALDDQERRSDIIFMTGYADMDVAIKALRAGASDFIMKPFHLEQMMKAVDRCIERRLLKRENLMLRREVSIGQSSTIIGSSDAMQEVKHVIERVAPTNAVILIEGESGTGKELVARQLHLLSGRQGPFVAVNCGAIAPDLLESELFGHSAGAFTGAKGSREGLFSFASGGTLFLDEIGEMPLKMQTALLRVLEQRTIRPVGSEKEINIDVRVLAATNRRLAEEVEQGNFRRDLYYRINVLDIVIPPLRERPEDVVELTHHFTLQLAAELGVKEVVWSHEDMLKLQQYSWPGNIRELRNMIERCILLGKPPAEYWKQQPKSESSNESGYPLDWSLKEVEKHHVMQVVDIHQGNKSAAARDLGVSRKTLDRKYKEWFSTHKEEEN